A window of the Tenebrio molitor chromosome 1, icTenMoli1.1, whole genome shotgun sequence genome harbors these coding sequences:
- the LOC138125595 gene encoding glucosamine-6-phosphate isomerase-like isoform X2, with translation MYRKLIELHKKGKVSFQYVATFNMDEYVDLPRDHCQSYHYFMFENFFKYIDINPKNVHILDGNAADLKLECSNYEEKIKEMGGIHLFIGGIGADGHIAFNEPGSSLVSRTRVKTLTDDTLEANARFFDNDITKVPREALTVGVGTVMDAREVMILITGPHKAFALYKAIEEGVNHMWTASAFQLHPNTLLVCDEDATMELRVKTVKYFKGLNHHKLIENDSNVSIRS, from the exons ATGTACAGGAAGTTGATTGAACTacacaaaaaaggaaaagtgTCGTTTCAATATGTAGCGACATTTAACATGGACGAGTACGTGGATCTGCCCCGCGACCATTGCCAAAGCTACCACTACTTCATGTTCGAGAATTTCTTCAAGTACATAGACATAAACCCGAAAAACGTCCACATCCTGGACGGGAACGCCGCCGATTTGAAGTTGGAATGTTCGAATTACGAGGAGAAAATCAAGGAAATGGGCGGAATTCATTTATTCATCGGAG GGATAGGAGCAGATGGTCACATAGCCTTCAACGAGCCGGGATCATCCTTGGTTTCTCGTACTAGAGTCAAGACGCTTACGGATGACACTCTGGAGGCCAACGCTCGTTTCTTCGATAACGATATTACCAAGGTCCCAAGAGAAGCGCTCACCGTTGGTGTCGGCACCGTTATGGATGCCAGAGag GTGATGATTTTGATAACTGGACCTCATAAAGCCTTTGCTTTGTACAAGGCCATCGAAGAAGGGGTCAATCACATGTGGACTGCATCCGCATTTCAGCTTCATCCGAATACGTTGCTGGTTTGTGACGAGGACGCCACAATGGAGCTCAGAGTAAAAACcgtgaaatattttaaa GGCTTGAACCACCATAAACTTATCGAGAATGATAGCAATGTGAGTATAAgaagttga
- the LOC138125595 gene encoding glucosamine-6-phosphate isomerase-like isoform X1, with protein MKLLILDTPDEVTSWSAKYVVKRINEFKPGPGRYFVLGLPTGGTPLGMYRKLIELHKKGKVSFQYVATFNMDEYVDLPRDHCQSYHYFMFENFFKYIDINPKNVHILDGNAADLKLECSNYEEKIKEMGGIHLFIGGIGADGHIAFNEPGSSLVSRTRVKTLTDDTLEANARFFDNDITKVPREALTVGVGTVMDAREVMILITGPHKAFALYKAIEEGVNHMWTASAFQLHPNTLLVCDEDATMELRVKTVKYFKGLNHHKLIENDSNVSIRS; from the exons atgaaactgTTGATACTAGACACGCCAGACGAAGTTACATCGTGGTCTGCCAAATATGTTGTCAAGCGAATTAACGAATTTAAACCAGGTCCAGGCAGGTATTTTGTCCTTGGCCTTCCTACAG GTGGTACTCCTCTTGGAATGTACAGGAAGTTGATTGAACTacacaaaaaaggaaaagtgTCGTTTCAATATGTAGCGACATTTAACATGGACGAGTACGTGGATCTGCCCCGCGACCATTGCCAAAGCTACCACTACTTCATGTTCGAGAATTTCTTCAAGTACATAGACATAAACCCGAAAAACGTCCACATCCTGGACGGGAACGCCGCCGATTTGAAGTTGGAATGTTCGAATTACGAGGAGAAAATCAAGGAAATGGGCGGAATTCATTTATTCATCGGAG GGATAGGAGCAGATGGTCACATAGCCTTCAACGAGCCGGGATCATCCTTGGTTTCTCGTACTAGAGTCAAGACGCTTACGGATGACACTCTGGAGGCCAACGCTCGTTTCTTCGATAACGATATTACCAAGGTCCCAAGAGAAGCGCTCACCGTTGGTGTCGGCACCGTTATGGATGCCAGAGag GTGATGATTTTGATAACTGGACCTCATAAAGCCTTTGCTTTGTACAAGGCCATCGAAGAAGGGGTCAATCACATGTGGACTGCATCCGCATTTCAGCTTCATCCGAATACGTTGCTGGTTTGTGACGAGGACGCCACAATGGAGCTCAGAGTAAAAACcgtgaaatattttaaa GGCTTGAACCACCATAAACTTATCGAGAATGATAGCAATGTGAGTATAAgaagttga